A single window of Salvia splendens isolate huo1 chromosome 6, SspV2, whole genome shotgun sequence DNA harbors:
- the LOC121807625 gene encoding PH, RCC1 and FYVE domains-containing protein 1-like isoform X2 — MADPASFDIDQALILLKKGTQLIKYSRKGKPKFCAFRLSPDEATLIWYSHGSERQLILSSVSRIIQGQRTPVFKRFLRPEKEYLSFSLIHHNGERSLDLLHGGGDISQDNRTFGALDGPRRVSTDSRDSSVSSSSSHVGSECNSMQRTSCADGFRISVSSNPSCSSQSSGLDDIESLGDVFLWGEIWSDGGDKDVIGKPIPIKVDVLTPKPLETNIVLDVHQIACGDRHIALVTRQGEVFTWGEESGGRLGHGIEKDFSRPRLIEFLAVTNIDYIACGEFHTGAISSSGDLYTWGDGAHNAGLLGHGNDVSHWIPKRVSGLLEGLQVLSVACGTWHSAVVTSSGKLFTFGDGMFGALGHGDRENVPFPKEVNSLNGLKTVAISCGVWHTAAIIEVSNQSGANVSSRKLFTWGDGDKCRLGHGNKDAYLFPTCVSALIDYNMMQLACGHNMTIALTTSGHVFSMGNNAYGQLGNPQSDGKAPCLVQDRLVGEFVEQIACGADHVVVLTLRGDVFAWGRGANGRLGHGDTEDRNVPTLVEALKDKHVKNLSCGSNYTTSICIHKWVSGVDQSVCTSCRQAFGFTKKRHNCYNCGMVQCHNCSTKKAIKAALAPTPGKPHRVCDSCYMKLKKAAEMGISSIVYRKKSTTSSRIDRETKTSRVLLPPAMEPVKYLEIKSGGGGLKADTYSIVRESQVPSLVQLRDVAFPSSLSALQYALMPVTLPSSSQAQPQYQSASPYSRRPSPPHSSTPVYSRGVIDSLKKSNDILTQEISKSQNQVKNLRQKSEIQETEIQQLKKSADDATLLAADRSFKCIRATQAAKKITDQMKEIRNKLPPEISENESYKNLHSDIEFLLETVRMQVSDDNFSFPAYQNHLENTVVQDLSQTNGLAVSYARATHQSSSGTPEVAQMEGQKEVIEQFEPGVYVTVIQLANGTKIFKGVRFSKRRFAERQAEGWWKENKDRLLKKYSPTKPRRPSAEALPTPADQDNPAMQ; from the exons ATGGCAGATCCTGCTAGCTTCGACATTGATCAG GCACTCATTCTGTTGAAGAAGGGAACACAGTTAATCAAGTATAGCAGAAAAGGGAAGCCTAAATTTTGTGCATTCAGACTTTCTCCA GATGAAGCAACATTAATCTGGTACTCGCATGGATCAGAAAGGCAGCTAATATTATCTTCTGTTTCACGGATTATTCAAGGACAGAGAACT CCTGTTTTCAAAAGATTTTTGCGTCCAGAGAAGGAGTACTTGTCATTTTCATTGATACATCATAACGGAGAGAGATCTCTTGATCTG TTACATGGTGGAGGTGATATCTCTCAAGATAATCGCACATTCGGAGCACTAGACGGTCCGCGCAGAGTGTCCACTGATTCTCGTGATAGTAGCGTCAGTTCTTCAAGCTCACATGTTGGGTCTGAATGTAACAGTATGCAAAGGACAAGTTGTGCAGATGGTTTCCGGATTAGTGTCTCGAGTAATCCTAGTTGCTCAAGTCAAAGTTCTGGGCTAGATGACATAGAATCACTTGGTGATGTTTTTCTTTGGGGAGAGATCTGGTCTGATGGAGGGGACAAAGATGTAATTGGGAAACCTATTCCAATAAAGGTTGATGTACTGACTCCGAAACCATTGGAAACAAATATAGTACTTGATGTGCACCAGATTGCTTGTGGTGATCGGCATATTGCTCTTGTTACAAGACAAGGTGAGGTTTTTACTTGGGGCGAAGAATCCGGGGGTAGGCTGGGTCACGGCATCGAAAAGGACTTTAGTCGTCCTCGGCTAATAGAATTTTTGGCTGTTACAAATATTGATTACATTGCTTGTGGAGAGTTTCATACAGGTGCTATCTCTTCATCTGGTGATTTATACACATGGGGTGATGGTGCCCACAATGCAGGGCTTCTTGGTCATGGAAATGATGTTAGCCACTGGATTCCCAAAAGAGTTTCTGGACTTTTAGAAGGTCTTCAAGTTTTGTCAGTTGCATGTGGTACCTGGCATTCAGCAGTGGTCACTTCTTCAGGAAAATTGTTTACATTTGGTGATGGAATGTTTGGAGCTTTAGGTCATGGTGATCGTGAAAATGTTCCATTCCCAAAAGAGGTCAACTCGTTGAATGGACTTAAAACTGTTGCTATCTCCTGTGGCGTATGGCATACCGCTGCAATAATAGAAGTTAGTAATCAGTCAGGAGCAAATGTTTCGTCTAGGAAGTTATTCACCTGGGGCGATGGGGATAAATGTCGATTGGGTCATGGAAACAAGGATGCCTATCTCTTCCCAACTTGTGTCTCCGCCCTTATTGATTATAACATGATGCAGCTGGCATGTGGCCATAACATGACCATCGCCCTCACAACATCAGGTCATGTCTTCAGTATGGGAAATAATGCATATGGCCAGCTAGGAAACCCGCAATCCGATGGAAAGGCTCCTTGTTtagtacaagacagattggtgGGGGAGTTTGTCGAACAGATCGCATGTGGGGCGGATCATGTTGTAGTCCTCACTTTAAGAGGCGACGTATTTGCTTGGGGGAGAGGAGCCAATGGCAGACTAGGACACGGTGACACTGAAGATCGTAATGTTCCCACATTGGTGGAAGCACTTAAAGACAAACATGTCAAAAATCTCTCATGTGGATCAAATTACACGACGAGTATATGCATCCACAAGTGGGTGTCTGGAGTAGATCAGTCAGTATGCACATCTTGCAGGCAGGCTTTTGGTTTTACTAAAAAACGGCATAACTGTTATAACTGTGGAATGGTGCAATGCCATAACTGCAGTACGAAGAAGGCAATAAAAGCAGCTCTTGCTCCTACACCTGGGAAGCCTCACCGAGTATGTGACTCTTGCTACATGAAACTTAAGAAGGCAGCGGAAATGGGAATTTCATCAATTGTCTATCGCAAAAAATCTACTACTAGTTCTCGAATAGACCGAGAGACAAAAACCTCACGAGTTCTGCTCCCCCCAGCTATGGAGCCAGTTAAATACCTCGAGATCAAGTCAGGAGGTGGTGGACTGAAGGCTGATACCTATTCCATTGTTCGTGAATCGCAAGTTCCATCTCTTGTGCAGCTGAGGGACGTTGCTTTCCCAAGTTCACTCAGTGCTCTCCAATATGCTCTAATGCCTGTTACTCTACCATCATCTTCACAGGCTCAGCCACAATATCAGTCTGCTTCCCCGTACTCGAGAAGACCAAGTCCGCCACACTCTTCTACTCCGGTATACTCGAGGGGTGTTATTGATTCTTTAAAAAAGTCAAATGATATATTAACACAAGAGATTTCCAAATCGCAGAACCAA GTTAAGAATTTAAGACAAAAGAGCGAAATTCAAGAAACAGAAATTCAGCAGTTAAAGAAATCTGCCGACGATGCAACTCTTTTGGCTGCAGATAGATCTTTTAAATGTATCAGAGCAACGCAAGCCGCCAAGAAAATTACGGATCAg ATGAAGGAGATTAGAAATAAGTTGCCTCCAGAGATATCTGAGAATGAATCATATAAAAACTTGCACTCTGATATTGAGTTTCTTCTGGAAACAGTTCGTATGCAAGTATCTGATGACAACTTCTCATTTCCAGCATATCAAAATCACCTTGAGAATACAGTGGTTCAGGACCTGTCACAGACCAATGGATTAGCTGTTTCTTATGCAAGAGCTACACATCAGTCCAGCTCAGGGACCCCGGAAGTTGCTCAAATGGAGGGACAGAAGGAAGTTATCGAACAGTTTGAACCAGGTGTCTATGTAACAGTCATCCAACTTGCAAATGGGACCAAGATCTTCAAAGGGGTTAGATTCAG
- the LOC121807625 gene encoding PH, RCC1 and FYVE domains-containing protein 1-like isoform X1: MADPASFDIDQALILLKKGTQLIKYSRKGKPKFCAFRLSPDEATLIWYSHGSERQLILSSVSRIIQGQRTPVFKRFLRPEKEYLSFSLIHHNGERSLDLICKDKVEAEIWIAGLKSLISTGQSRSRRTKSEFNDLHGGGDISQDNRTFGALDGPRRVSTDSRDSSVSSSSSHVGSECNSMQRTSCADGFRISVSSNPSCSSQSSGLDDIESLGDVFLWGEIWSDGGDKDVIGKPIPIKVDVLTPKPLETNIVLDVHQIACGDRHIALVTRQGEVFTWGEESGGRLGHGIEKDFSRPRLIEFLAVTNIDYIACGEFHTGAISSSGDLYTWGDGAHNAGLLGHGNDVSHWIPKRVSGLLEGLQVLSVACGTWHSAVVTSSGKLFTFGDGMFGALGHGDRENVPFPKEVNSLNGLKTVAISCGVWHTAAIIEVSNQSGANVSSRKLFTWGDGDKCRLGHGNKDAYLFPTCVSALIDYNMMQLACGHNMTIALTTSGHVFSMGNNAYGQLGNPQSDGKAPCLVQDRLVGEFVEQIACGADHVVVLTLRGDVFAWGRGANGRLGHGDTEDRNVPTLVEALKDKHVKNLSCGSNYTTSICIHKWVSGVDQSVCTSCRQAFGFTKKRHNCYNCGMVQCHNCSTKKAIKAALAPTPGKPHRVCDSCYMKLKKAAEMGISSIVYRKKSTTSSRIDRETKTSRVLLPPAMEPVKYLEIKSGGGGLKADTYSIVRESQVPSLVQLRDVAFPSSLSALQYALMPVTLPSSSQAQPQYQSASPYSRRPSPPHSSTPVYSRGVIDSLKKSNDILTQEISKSQNQVKNLRQKSEIQETEIQQLKKSADDATLLAADRSFKCIRATQAAKKITDQMKEIRNKLPPEISENESYKNLHSDIEFLLETVRMQVSDDNFSFPAYQNHLENTVVQDLSQTNGLAVSYARATHQSSSGTPEVAQMEGQKEVIEQFEPGVYVTVIQLANGTKIFKGVRFSKRRFAERQAEGWWKENKDRLLKKYSPTKPRRPSAEALPTPADQDNPAMQ; the protein is encoded by the exons ATGGCAGATCCTGCTAGCTTCGACATTGATCAG GCACTCATTCTGTTGAAGAAGGGAACACAGTTAATCAAGTATAGCAGAAAAGGGAAGCCTAAATTTTGTGCATTCAGACTTTCTCCA GATGAAGCAACATTAATCTGGTACTCGCATGGATCAGAAAGGCAGCTAATATTATCTTCTGTTTCACGGATTATTCAAGGACAGAGAACT CCTGTTTTCAAAAGATTTTTGCGTCCAGAGAAGGAGTACTTGTCATTTTCATTGATACATCATAACGGAGAGAGATCTCTTGATCTG ATCTGCAAGGACAAAGTTGAGGCTGAGATCTGGATTGCTGGTCTGAAATCTTTAATATCAACTGGCCAATCACGCAGTAGGCGTACAAAAAGTGAATTTAATGAT TTACATGGTGGAGGTGATATCTCTCAAGATAATCGCACATTCGGAGCACTAGACGGTCCGCGCAGAGTGTCCACTGATTCTCGTGATAGTAGCGTCAGTTCTTCAAGCTCACATGTTGGGTCTGAATGTAACAGTATGCAAAGGACAAGTTGTGCAGATGGTTTCCGGATTAGTGTCTCGAGTAATCCTAGTTGCTCAAGTCAAAGTTCTGGGCTAGATGACATAGAATCACTTGGTGATGTTTTTCTTTGGGGAGAGATCTGGTCTGATGGAGGGGACAAAGATGTAATTGGGAAACCTATTCCAATAAAGGTTGATGTACTGACTCCGAAACCATTGGAAACAAATATAGTACTTGATGTGCACCAGATTGCTTGTGGTGATCGGCATATTGCTCTTGTTACAAGACAAGGTGAGGTTTTTACTTGGGGCGAAGAATCCGGGGGTAGGCTGGGTCACGGCATCGAAAAGGACTTTAGTCGTCCTCGGCTAATAGAATTTTTGGCTGTTACAAATATTGATTACATTGCTTGTGGAGAGTTTCATACAGGTGCTATCTCTTCATCTGGTGATTTATACACATGGGGTGATGGTGCCCACAATGCAGGGCTTCTTGGTCATGGAAATGATGTTAGCCACTGGATTCCCAAAAGAGTTTCTGGACTTTTAGAAGGTCTTCAAGTTTTGTCAGTTGCATGTGGTACCTGGCATTCAGCAGTGGTCACTTCTTCAGGAAAATTGTTTACATTTGGTGATGGAATGTTTGGAGCTTTAGGTCATGGTGATCGTGAAAATGTTCCATTCCCAAAAGAGGTCAACTCGTTGAATGGACTTAAAACTGTTGCTATCTCCTGTGGCGTATGGCATACCGCTGCAATAATAGAAGTTAGTAATCAGTCAGGAGCAAATGTTTCGTCTAGGAAGTTATTCACCTGGGGCGATGGGGATAAATGTCGATTGGGTCATGGAAACAAGGATGCCTATCTCTTCCCAACTTGTGTCTCCGCCCTTATTGATTATAACATGATGCAGCTGGCATGTGGCCATAACATGACCATCGCCCTCACAACATCAGGTCATGTCTTCAGTATGGGAAATAATGCATATGGCCAGCTAGGAAACCCGCAATCCGATGGAAAGGCTCCTTGTTtagtacaagacagattggtgGGGGAGTTTGTCGAACAGATCGCATGTGGGGCGGATCATGTTGTAGTCCTCACTTTAAGAGGCGACGTATTTGCTTGGGGGAGAGGAGCCAATGGCAGACTAGGACACGGTGACACTGAAGATCGTAATGTTCCCACATTGGTGGAAGCACTTAAAGACAAACATGTCAAAAATCTCTCATGTGGATCAAATTACACGACGAGTATATGCATCCACAAGTGGGTGTCTGGAGTAGATCAGTCAGTATGCACATCTTGCAGGCAGGCTTTTGGTTTTACTAAAAAACGGCATAACTGTTATAACTGTGGAATGGTGCAATGCCATAACTGCAGTACGAAGAAGGCAATAAAAGCAGCTCTTGCTCCTACACCTGGGAAGCCTCACCGAGTATGTGACTCTTGCTACATGAAACTTAAGAAGGCAGCGGAAATGGGAATTTCATCAATTGTCTATCGCAAAAAATCTACTACTAGTTCTCGAATAGACCGAGAGACAAAAACCTCACGAGTTCTGCTCCCCCCAGCTATGGAGCCAGTTAAATACCTCGAGATCAAGTCAGGAGGTGGTGGACTGAAGGCTGATACCTATTCCATTGTTCGTGAATCGCAAGTTCCATCTCTTGTGCAGCTGAGGGACGTTGCTTTCCCAAGTTCACTCAGTGCTCTCCAATATGCTCTAATGCCTGTTACTCTACCATCATCTTCACAGGCTCAGCCACAATATCAGTCTGCTTCCCCGTACTCGAGAAGACCAAGTCCGCCACACTCTTCTACTCCGGTATACTCGAGGGGTGTTATTGATTCTTTAAAAAAGTCAAATGATATATTAACACAAGAGATTTCCAAATCGCAGAACCAA GTTAAGAATTTAAGACAAAAGAGCGAAATTCAAGAAACAGAAATTCAGCAGTTAAAGAAATCTGCCGACGATGCAACTCTTTTGGCTGCAGATAGATCTTTTAAATGTATCAGAGCAACGCAAGCCGCCAAGAAAATTACGGATCAg ATGAAGGAGATTAGAAATAAGTTGCCTCCAGAGATATCTGAGAATGAATCATATAAAAACTTGCACTCTGATATTGAGTTTCTTCTGGAAACAGTTCGTATGCAAGTATCTGATGACAACTTCTCATTTCCAGCATATCAAAATCACCTTGAGAATACAGTGGTTCAGGACCTGTCACAGACCAATGGATTAGCTGTTTCTTATGCAAGAGCTACACATCAGTCCAGCTCAGGGACCCCGGAAGTTGCTCAAATGGAGGGACAGAAGGAAGTTATCGAACAGTTTGAACCAGGTGTCTATGTAACAGTCATCCAACTTGCAAATGGGACCAAGATCTTCAAAGGGGTTAGATTCAG
- the LOC121807625 gene encoding PH, RCC1 and FYVE domains-containing protein 1-like isoform X4, which produces MADPASFDIDQALILLKKGTQLIKYSRKGKPKFCAFRLSPDEATLIWYSHGSERQLILSSVSRIIQGQRTPVFKRFLRPEKEYLSFSLIHHNGERSLDLICKDKVEAEIWIAGLKSLISTGQSRSRRTKSEFNDLHGGGDISQDNRTFGALDGPRRVSTDSRDSSVSSSSSHVGSECNSMQRTSCADGFRISVSSNPSCSSQSSGLDDIESLGDVFLWGEIWSDGGDKDVIGKPIPIKVDVLTPKPLETNIVLDVHQIACGDRHIALVTRQGEVFTWGEESGGRLGHGIEKDFSRPRLIEFLAVTNIDYIACGEFHTGAISSSGDLYTWGDGAHNAGLLGHGNDVSHWIPKRVSGLLEGLQVLSVACGTWHSAVVTSSGKLFTFGDGMFGALGHGDRENVPFPKEVNSLNGLKTVAISCGVWHTAAIIEVSNQSGANVSSRKLFTWGDGDKCRLGHGNKDAYLFPTCVSALIDYNMMQLACGHNMTIALTTSGHVFSMGNNAYGQLGNPQSDGKAPCLVQDRLVGEFVEQIACGADHVVVLTLRGDVFAWGRGANGRLGHGDTEDRNVPTLVEALKDKHVKNLSCGSNYTTSICIHKWVSGVDQSVCTSCRQAFGFTKKRHNCYNCGMVQCHNCSTKKAIKAALAPTPGKPHRVCDSCYMKLKKAAEMGISSIVYRKKSTTSSRIDRETKTSRVLLPPAMEPVKYLEIKSGGGGLKADTYSIVRESQVPSLVQLRDVAFPSSLSALQYALMPVTLPSSSQAQPQYQSASPYSRRPSPPHSSTPVYSRGVIDSLKKSNDILTQEISKSQNQVKNLRQKSEIQETEIQQLKKSADDATLLAADRSFKCIRATQAAKKITDQHIKITLRIQWFRTCHRPMD; this is translated from the exons ATGGCAGATCCTGCTAGCTTCGACATTGATCAG GCACTCATTCTGTTGAAGAAGGGAACACAGTTAATCAAGTATAGCAGAAAAGGGAAGCCTAAATTTTGTGCATTCAGACTTTCTCCA GATGAAGCAACATTAATCTGGTACTCGCATGGATCAGAAAGGCAGCTAATATTATCTTCTGTTTCACGGATTATTCAAGGACAGAGAACT CCTGTTTTCAAAAGATTTTTGCGTCCAGAGAAGGAGTACTTGTCATTTTCATTGATACATCATAACGGAGAGAGATCTCTTGATCTG ATCTGCAAGGACAAAGTTGAGGCTGAGATCTGGATTGCTGGTCTGAAATCTTTAATATCAACTGGCCAATCACGCAGTAGGCGTACAAAAAGTGAATTTAATGAT TTACATGGTGGAGGTGATATCTCTCAAGATAATCGCACATTCGGAGCACTAGACGGTCCGCGCAGAGTGTCCACTGATTCTCGTGATAGTAGCGTCAGTTCTTCAAGCTCACATGTTGGGTCTGAATGTAACAGTATGCAAAGGACAAGTTGTGCAGATGGTTTCCGGATTAGTGTCTCGAGTAATCCTAGTTGCTCAAGTCAAAGTTCTGGGCTAGATGACATAGAATCACTTGGTGATGTTTTTCTTTGGGGAGAGATCTGGTCTGATGGAGGGGACAAAGATGTAATTGGGAAACCTATTCCAATAAAGGTTGATGTACTGACTCCGAAACCATTGGAAACAAATATAGTACTTGATGTGCACCAGATTGCTTGTGGTGATCGGCATATTGCTCTTGTTACAAGACAAGGTGAGGTTTTTACTTGGGGCGAAGAATCCGGGGGTAGGCTGGGTCACGGCATCGAAAAGGACTTTAGTCGTCCTCGGCTAATAGAATTTTTGGCTGTTACAAATATTGATTACATTGCTTGTGGAGAGTTTCATACAGGTGCTATCTCTTCATCTGGTGATTTATACACATGGGGTGATGGTGCCCACAATGCAGGGCTTCTTGGTCATGGAAATGATGTTAGCCACTGGATTCCCAAAAGAGTTTCTGGACTTTTAGAAGGTCTTCAAGTTTTGTCAGTTGCATGTGGTACCTGGCATTCAGCAGTGGTCACTTCTTCAGGAAAATTGTTTACATTTGGTGATGGAATGTTTGGAGCTTTAGGTCATGGTGATCGTGAAAATGTTCCATTCCCAAAAGAGGTCAACTCGTTGAATGGACTTAAAACTGTTGCTATCTCCTGTGGCGTATGGCATACCGCTGCAATAATAGAAGTTAGTAATCAGTCAGGAGCAAATGTTTCGTCTAGGAAGTTATTCACCTGGGGCGATGGGGATAAATGTCGATTGGGTCATGGAAACAAGGATGCCTATCTCTTCCCAACTTGTGTCTCCGCCCTTATTGATTATAACATGATGCAGCTGGCATGTGGCCATAACATGACCATCGCCCTCACAACATCAGGTCATGTCTTCAGTATGGGAAATAATGCATATGGCCAGCTAGGAAACCCGCAATCCGATGGAAAGGCTCCTTGTTtagtacaagacagattggtgGGGGAGTTTGTCGAACAGATCGCATGTGGGGCGGATCATGTTGTAGTCCTCACTTTAAGAGGCGACGTATTTGCTTGGGGGAGAGGAGCCAATGGCAGACTAGGACACGGTGACACTGAAGATCGTAATGTTCCCACATTGGTGGAAGCACTTAAAGACAAACATGTCAAAAATCTCTCATGTGGATCAAATTACACGACGAGTATATGCATCCACAAGTGGGTGTCTGGAGTAGATCAGTCAGTATGCACATCTTGCAGGCAGGCTTTTGGTTTTACTAAAAAACGGCATAACTGTTATAACTGTGGAATGGTGCAATGCCATAACTGCAGTACGAAGAAGGCAATAAAAGCAGCTCTTGCTCCTACACCTGGGAAGCCTCACCGAGTATGTGACTCTTGCTACATGAAACTTAAGAAGGCAGCGGAAATGGGAATTTCATCAATTGTCTATCGCAAAAAATCTACTACTAGTTCTCGAATAGACCGAGAGACAAAAACCTCACGAGTTCTGCTCCCCCCAGCTATGGAGCCAGTTAAATACCTCGAGATCAAGTCAGGAGGTGGTGGACTGAAGGCTGATACCTATTCCATTGTTCGTGAATCGCAAGTTCCATCTCTTGTGCAGCTGAGGGACGTTGCTTTCCCAAGTTCACTCAGTGCTCTCCAATATGCTCTAATGCCTGTTACTCTACCATCATCTTCACAGGCTCAGCCACAATATCAGTCTGCTTCCCCGTACTCGAGAAGACCAAGTCCGCCACACTCTTCTACTCCGGTATACTCGAGGGGTGTTATTGATTCTTTAAAAAAGTCAAATGATATATTAACACAAGAGATTTCCAAATCGCAGAACCAA GTTAAGAATTTAAGACAAAAGAGCGAAATTCAAGAAACAGAAATTCAGCAGTTAAAGAAATCTGCCGACGATGCAACTCTTTTGGCTGCAGATAGATCTTTTAAATGTATCAGAGCAACGCAAGCCGCCAAGAAAATTACGGATCAg CATATCAAAATCACCTTGAGAATACAGTGGTTCAGGACCTGTCACAGACCAATGGATTAG